GTTCGGCTACCCGTCTGACGGCGGCGACTTCGCGGCGGCGGTGCGCCGGTGCGTGGGGGTCGCGAAGTGCCGCACGACGGCGGGGGCGACGGGACCCGCGGGTGCTCCCGGTGCGGCGGGGGAGGCGGGGGTGATGTGCCCGTCGTTCCGGGCCACGGGCCGCGAGGAGCACTCCACGCGCGGCCGGGCCAGGCTGCTGCACGAGATGCTGGCCGGCGAGCTGGTGACGGACGGCTGGCGCTCCACCGAGGTCCGGGACGCGCTGGACCTGTGCCTGTCCTGCAAGGGCTGCCGCTCGGACTGCCCGGTCGAGGTCGACATGGCCACCTACAAGGCGGAGTTCCTGCACCACCACTACGCGGGCCGCCGCCGCCCGGCCGCGCACTACAGCATGGGGCGGCTGCCGGTGTGGCTGCGGTGGGCGGCGCGGCTGCGCGCGGCGGCGGCCGTGAACGCGCTGGCCTCCGTGGGACCGCCCGCCCGGCTCGCGAAGCGGTTGGGCGGGATCGCGCCGGAGCGGGCGCTGCCGCGGCTGGCGCGCGAGACGTTCAGCGCGTGGTGGCGAGGGAGGCGGGCCGGAGGCGGGCCCGTGAGCGGGTCGGCGCCCGCGAGCCGGGAACCGGGCGACCTGGTCGTCCTGTGGCCCGACACCTTCACCGAGCACCTCTCGCCGTCCGTGGGCCGGGCGGCCGTCCGGGTGCTGGAGGCGGCCGGGCTGCGGGTGGCGCTGCCGCCCACACTGCGGATGCGGGGGCGGCCGGTGGGCGACGGACGGTCCCGGAGCGCGGCCGCATTGCTGACCGCCCGCCGGGGCCGGGTCTGCTGCGGGCTGACGTACGTCTCCACCGGTCAGCTCGACCACGCGCGCGCGGTGCTGCGCCGCACGCTCGACCTGATGGAACCGGTGCTGGAGACGGCCGCCCCGGTCGTCGTCCTGGAGCCGAGCTGCGCGGCCGCCCTGCGCACCGACCTGCCCGAGCTGCTGCACGACGACCCGCGCGCGGGCCTTCTCGCCGCCCGCGTCCTCACGTTCGCGGAGGCCCTGGAACGGCACGCCCCCGACTGGACCCCGCCCCGCCTGGACCGTCCGGCGGTCGGACAGACCCACTGCCACCAGCATGCGGTGCTGGGCGACGCGGCCGAACGGCGGCTGCGCGCGGCCGCGGGTCTCACCGGCGACCTGAGCGGCGGCTGCTGCGGCCTGGCGGGCGACTTCGGCTTCACGGCGGGTCACTTCGAGGTGTCGGCGGCCTGCGCGGAGGAGAGGCTTCTGCCGTCCGTGCGGACCGCCCCCGAGGACGCGCTGGTGCTGGCCGACGGCTACTCCTGCCGCACCCAGCTGGAGCAGCTGGCGGGGGTGCGGGGGAGGCACCTGGCGGAGGTCCTGGCGGAGGCCCTGCCGCAGGCGCCGGCGGGGCTTTCGGACGGCGAGGGTGCACCCACGCGCGCGTAGAGCACGGGGACACGCGGACGCGGGCGGCGTCAGGGCCGCGGGAGGGCGGCGACGGGCTCCTAGGGTGGCCGCAGCGGTCGTACGGCCGGCTGAACGGTCCCTCGGAGGAGCTCCGCGTATGAGTCTGTGTGTCCGGTCCATCAGCCGTGACGAGCACCTGGCGTTCGTCGCGGGACGTCCCTCCGTCAGTCACCTGCAGATCCCCTCGTGGGGCGATGTGAAGCCGGACTGGCGGGCCGAGAGCCTGGGGTGGACCGACGGGACGGGTGCGCTCGTGGGGGCCGGACTGGTGCTGCTGCGGCCGCTGCCGAGGCTGCGCAGGTATCTGGCGTACCTGCCCGAGGGGCCGGTCGTCGACTGGCACGCGCCGGATCTCGCCGAGCGCTGGCTGGCGCCGATGCTCGCGCACCTGAGGGAGCGGGGGGCGTTCTCGGTGAGGATGGGTCCGCCCGTCGTCGTACGGCGCTGGAGCGCCGACGCCGTCAAGGCGGCCGTCGCCGACCCCGACCTCCACCGGCTGGGGGACGTCGAGCCGACCTCGTACGAGCAGGGCGCCCAGGACATCGCCGATCGGCTGCGCCGGGCCGGCTGGCGGCAGGCCGAGCGGGGCGGCGAGGACGGTTTCGCGGCCGGCCAGCCGCGCCACGTCTTCCAGGTGCCGTTCGCGGGGCGGTCGCTGGACGACGTCCACAGCGGTCTGAACCAGCAGTGGCGGCGCAACATCAAGAAGGCGGAGAACGCGGGCGTGAAGGTGGTCCGGGGCGGGGCCGAGGACCTGCCGGTGTTCTACGGGCTGTACACCGAGACCGCCGAACGCGACCGCTTCGTGCCGCGCCCGCTGTCCTACTTCCAGCGGATGTGGAGCGCGCTGAACGCCGAGCGGCCCGACCGCATGCGCCTCTATCTCGCGCACCACGACGGGGAGGTCCTCGCCGCGGCCACCATGCTGACCGTCGGCGAGCACGTCTGGTACTCCTACGGCGCCTCCACCGGCCGCAGACGCGAGGTCCAGCCCAACAACGCCATGCAGTGGCGCATGATGACGGACGCGTACGAGCAGGGTGCGGCCGTCTACGACCTGCGGGGGATCACCGACACGCTGGACGAGTCCGACCACCTGCTCGGCCTGCTCCGCTTCAAGGCGGGCACGGGCGGCCAGGCGGTCGAGTACCTGGGCGAGTGGGACTTCCCCCTCAACAAGCTGCTGCACAGAGCCCTGCACCTGTACCTGGGCCGCCGATAGGCCCCCGGCCCCGGCCCCGGCCTCCGCTCCCGGCCTCCGCCTTCCGGCCTCCGCTCCCCGACTTCGCTTCCCGGCCTCCGCTCCCCGACTCCGGCCTCGATGTCTCGCAGCCTGAGACAGAGGCATAAAGGGTTCACACACCTGTCGGGGTCCACTAATCTGGACTCGGCAGTGCATCAAGATGAACACGCCGCGTCGAACTCGCCGAGCCGAACACCTGGACCGCCCGTGACCACCCCCGACACAGCCGCCGCCACCCCCGTCCCTGCCGCCTCACCGCTGACTCCCGGCGCTCCCGCGGCCGGCCCGGGCCGGTTCGGCTCCCTCGGTCCCGTCGGCCTGGTGCTCGCCGGCGGGATCTCGGTGCAGTTCGGCGGCGCGCTCGCGGTGACCCTGATGCCGAGGGCGGGCGCCCTGGGTGTGGTGGCGCTGCGGCTGCTGGTGGCCGCCGTGGTGCTGCTGGTCGTCTGCCGGCCGCGGCTGCGCGGCCACTCGCGCGCCGACTGGGGCACGGTCGTCGTCTTCGGCGTCACGATGGCCGCGATGAACGGCCTGTTCTACCAGGCGCTGGACCGCATCCCGCTGGGCCCGGCGGTGACGCTGGAGGTCCTCGGCCCGCTGGCCCTCTCGGTCGTCGCCTCGCGTCGCGCGCTGAACCTGGTGTGGGCCGCGCTGGCCCTCGTGGGCGTGTTCCTGCTCAGCGGCGGTGGGGGCGGCGCAGGCTTCGGGGCGCTCGACCCGGCGGGCGTCGCGTTCGCGCTGGGCGCCGGCGCGATGTGGGCGGCGTACATCGTCTTCAGCGCCCGCACCGGCCGACGGTTCCCGCAGGCGGACGGGCTCGCCCTCGCGATGGCGGTGGGCGCGCTGCTCTTCCTCCCGCTGGGCCTCGTGGAGTCGGGCGCGAAGCTCGCCGACCCGGTGACGCTGGGCCTGGGCGCGGCGGTGGCCCTGCTGTCCTCGGTCCTGCCCTACACCCTCGAACTGCTCGCCCTGCGCCGTCTGCCCGCGTCCACCTTCGCGATCCTGATGAGCCTGGAGCCGGCCATCGCCGCCACCGCGGGCTTCCTCATCCTCGACCAGGCCCTGACCACGGTCCAGGCGGCTGCGATCGCCCTGGTCGTGGCAGCAAGCATGGGCGCGGTACGGACCCAGGTCGGGCGGGGCAAGGCGGCTGTCCCGGAGGCGTGAGAGCGACTTCGCAGGCGCGTGCGCCGGCTCTTCGATCCCGCAGAACCGCCGTGACCCTGGCCGCGGTCCCGGCCGGAATGCCTGCCGGAATGCCTGCCGGAATGCCCGGGCAGAAATTATGCAAGCATGCTTGATTGTTTTTGGGGGCGCTGCCATGCTCCCTCCCATGGCCGACCCCATCCCCGTGCTCGACGACCTCCGTGCCGAAAGCGACGAACTCGACCGGCTGGTGGCCGGGTTGGGAGCGGCGCAGTGGGCGCTGCCGACGCCCGCGCCCGGCTGGACCGTCGCGCACCAGATCGCGCATCTCGCCTGGACCGACCGTTCCTCCGTGCTGGCCGTGACCGACCGGGACGCCTTCGCCCGTGAGGTCGAGAAGGCGCTGGCCGCGCCCGGCGACTTCGTGGACAACGGCGCCGAGGAGGGGGCCGCGCAGCCGCCCGGGCAGCTCCTCGCGGACTGGCGGACCGGGCGCGACGCCTTGCAGGAGGCGTTGCGCGCCGCCCCGGCGGGTGCGCGCTTCCCCTGGTACGGGCCGCCGATGGCCGCCGCCTCGATGGCCACCGCGCGACTCATGGAGACCTGGGCCCACGGCCTGGACGTGGCGGACGCGTTGGGGGCGGAGCCCGTGCCGACCGACCGGCTCCGGCACATCGTGCGCCTCGGCGTCCGCACCCGTGACTTCGCGTTCGGCGTGCACGGCCTGCCCACGCCCTTCGAGGAGTTCCGTGTGGAACTGCGGAGCCCCTCGGGGCAGTCGTGGACGTACGGTCCCGAGGACGCCGCCGACCGGGTCACCGGCTCCGCCTACGACTTCTGCCTCCTGGTGACCCAGCGCGCCCACCGCGCCGACCTCGGTCTGCGCGCCGAGGGCCCCGACGCCGACCGCTGGCTGGACGTCGCCCAGGCCTTCGCGGGCCCGCCCGGCAGCGGCCGTCCGCCGAAGGGGACGGCGTCGTGAGCGTGCTGCGCGTGGGCAACGCCTCCGGCTTCTACGGCGACCGCTTCGACGCCCTCCGCGAGATGCTCACCGGCGGCGAGCTGGACGTCGTCACCGGCGACTACCTGGCCGAGCTGACCATGCTGATCCTGGGCCGCGACCGGCTGAAGGATCCCGCCGCCGGTTACGCCCGCACCTTCCTGCGGCAGCTCGAGGAGTGCCTCGGCCTCGCCCACGAGCGCGGGGTGCGGATCGTCGCCAACGCCGGCGGCCTCAACCCGGCCGGGCTCGCCGACGCCGTGCGGGCGTCGGCGGACCGGCTCGGCATCCCGGTGCGCGTCGCGCACGTCGAGGGCGACGACCTCGGCCCCGCGTTCCCCGGCAGCCTCACCGCCCACGCCTACCTCGGCGGCTTCGGCATCGCCGCCTGTCTGCGCGAGGGCGCGGACGTCGTGGTCACCGGGCGGGTCACCGACGCGGCCCTGGTCACCGGCCCCGCCGCCGCCCGTTTCGGCTGGGGGCCGCGGGAGTACGACCGCCTCGCGGGCGCGGTCGTCGCCGGTCACGTCCTGGAGTGCGGGACACAGGCGACGGGCGGCAACTACGCGTTCTTCGCCGACGGCGGCGCCGGCCGTGACCTGCGGCGGCCCGGCTTCCCGCTCGCCGAGATCCACGAGGACGGCAGCTGCGTCATCACCAAGCACCCCGGCACGGGCGGTTTCGTCGACGTCGGCACGGTGACCGCCCAGCTGCTGTACGAGACGGGCGGCGCCCGGTACGCCGGCCCCGACGTCACCGCCCGGCTGGACACCGTGCGGCTCACCCAGGACGGCCCGGACCGGGTCCGGATCGACGGCGTGCGCGGCGAGGCCCCGCCACCCGCCCTCAAGGTCGGCCGCACCCGCCTCGGCGGCTTCCGCAACGAGGTCGTCTTCGTGCTCACCGGCCTCGACATCGAGGCCAAGGCGGCACTGGTGCGCGAGCAGATGACCGACGCGCTCGCCGAGTCGCCCCCAGCGGACGTCCGCTGGGAACTCGTCCGCACCGACCGACCCGACGCCGACACCGAGGAGACCGCCGGCGCGCTGCTGCGACTCGTCGCGCGCGACCCCGAAGAGGGCGTCGTCGGGCGGGCGTTGAGCGGGGCCGCCGTCGAGCTGGCGCTGGCCAGCTACCCCGGCTTCCATCTCCTCGCGCCCCCCGGCAAGGGCTCCCCGTACGGCGTGTTCGAGGCCTCGTCCGTCCCGCAGGGGGACGTCGAGCACGTCGCCGTCCTGCACGACGGCCGCCGCCTGACCGTCCCCGCGCCGCCGGCCGACGGCACCCGCCCGCTCGAGGCGGCGCCGGAACCCGACCTGCCCGAACCGCTGTCGCCCGGCCCCGTGCGGCGCGCACCCCTCGGGCTGGTCGCGGGCGCCCGCAGCGGCGACAAGGGCGGCGACGCCAACGTCGGCGTCTGGGCGCGGACGGACGACGCCTGGCGCTGGCTCGCCCACGAGCTGACGACCGACCGGCTGCGCGAACTCCTCCCCGAGTGCCGCACCCTGACCGTCACCCGGCACGCCCTGCCCCGGCTGCGCGCCCTGAACTTCGTCGTCGAGGGCCTGCTCGGCGCCGGCGTGGCCGACCGGCACCGCTTCGACCCACAGGCCAAGGCGCTCGGCGAATGGCTGCGCTCCCGCTGTCTGGACATCCCGGAGGCCCTCCTTTGACGGTCATCACGTCCGCCCTCGACATCCACGGCCCCGACCACCGTGCCCACCGCGAGGCCATGCTCGACAAGCTGGCCGGCCTCGAGGCCGAGCACGCCAAGGCGTCGGCCGGAGGCGGCGAGAAGTACGTCGCCCGGCACCGCGCGCGCGGCAAGCTCCTCGCCCGCGAGCGCATCGAGCTGCTCCTCGACCCCGACACGCCGTTCCTGGAACTGTCGCCGCTGGCCGCCTGGGGCAGCGACCACGCCGTCGGCGCGTCCCTCGTGACCGGCATCGGCGTCGTCGAGGGCGTGGAGTGCCTGATCACCGCCAACGACCCGACCGTGCGGGGCGGCGCCACCAACCCCTGGTCGCTGAAGAAGGCCCTGCGGGCCAACGACATCGCGCTCACCAACCGGCTGCCCTGCATCAGCCTGGTCGAGTCCGGCGGCGCCGACCTGCCCTCCCAGAAGGAGATCTTCATCCCGGGCGGGGCCGTCTTCCGCGATCTGACCCGGCTCTCCGCCGCCGGCATCCCGACCGTCGCCGTGGTCTTCGGCAACTCGACCGCGGGCGGCGCGTACGTCCCCGGCATGTCCGACCACGTGATCATGGTCAAGGAGCGGGCGAAGGTGTTCCTCGGCGGGCCGCCGCTGGTGAAGATGGCCACCGGGGAGGAGAGCGACGACGAGTCCCTGGGCGGCGCCGAGATGCACGCGCGCGTGTCCGGCCTCGCCGACCACTTCGCCGTCGACGAGCGGGACGCGCTGCGTCAGGCACGGCGCGTGGTGGCCCGCCTCAACCACCGCAAGGCGTACCCGGACCCGGGCCCCGCCGTCCCTCCCGAGTACGACGAGGAAGAGCTCCTGGGCATCGTGCCAGGGGACCTGCGGACCCCCTTCGATCCGCGCGAGGTCATCGCCAGGATCGTCGACGCCTCCGACTTCGAC
The window above is part of the Streptomyces sp. NBC_00425 genome. Proteins encoded here:
- a CDS encoding lipid II:glycine glycyltransferase FemX, whose translation is MSLCVRSISRDEHLAFVAGRPSVSHLQIPSWGDVKPDWRAESLGWTDGTGALVGAGLVLLRPLPRLRRYLAYLPEGPVVDWHAPDLAERWLAPMLAHLRERGAFSVRMGPPVVVRRWSADAVKAAVADPDLHRLGDVEPTSYEQGAQDIADRLRRAGWRQAERGGEDGFAAGQPRHVFQVPFAGRSLDDVHSGLNQQWRRNIKKAENAGVKVVRGGAEDLPVFYGLYTETAERDRFVPRPLSYFQRMWSALNAERPDRMRLYLAHHDGEVLAAATMLTVGEHVWYSYGASTGRRREVQPNNAMQWRMMTDAYEQGAAVYDLRGITDTLDESDHLLGLLRFKAGTGGQAVEYLGEWDFPLNKLLHRALHLYLGRR
- a CDS encoding EamA family transporter, with protein sequence MTTPDTAAATPVPAASPLTPGAPAAGPGRFGSLGPVGLVLAGGISVQFGGALAVTLMPRAGALGVVALRLLVAAVVLLVVCRPRLRGHSRADWGTVVVFGVTMAAMNGLFYQALDRIPLGPAVTLEVLGPLALSVVASRRALNLVWAALALVGVFLLSGGGGGAGFGALDPAGVAFALGAGAMWAAYIVFSARTGRRFPQADGLALAMAVGALLFLPLGLVESGAKLADPVTLGLGAAVALLSSVLPYTLELLALRRLPASTFAILMSLEPAIAATAGFLILDQALTTVQAAAIALVVAASMGAVRTQVGRGKAAVPEA
- a CDS encoding TIGR03084 family metal-binding protein, whose translation is MADPIPVLDDLRAESDELDRLVAGLGAAQWALPTPAPGWTVAHQIAHLAWTDRSSVLAVTDRDAFAREVEKALAAPGDFVDNGAEEGAAQPPGQLLADWRTGRDALQEALRAAPAGARFPWYGPPMAAASMATARLMETWAHGLDVADALGAEPVPTDRLRHIVRLGVRTRDFAFGVHGLPTPFEEFRVELRSPSGQSWTYGPEDAADRVTGSAYDFCLLVTQRAHRADLGLRAEGPDADRWLDVAQAFAGPPGSGRPPKGTAS
- a CDS encoding acyclic terpene utilization AtuA family protein codes for the protein MSVLRVGNASGFYGDRFDALREMLTGGELDVVTGDYLAELTMLILGRDRLKDPAAGYARTFLRQLEECLGLAHERGVRIVANAGGLNPAGLADAVRASADRLGIPVRVAHVEGDDLGPAFPGSLTAHAYLGGFGIAACLREGADVVVTGRVTDAALVTGPAAARFGWGPREYDRLAGAVVAGHVLECGTQATGGNYAFFADGGAGRDLRRPGFPLAEIHEDGSCVITKHPGTGGFVDVGTVTAQLLYETGGARYAGPDVTARLDTVRLTQDGPDRVRIDGVRGEAPPPALKVGRTRLGGFRNEVVFVLTGLDIEAKAALVREQMTDALAESPPADVRWELVRTDRPDADTEETAGALLRLVARDPEEGVVGRALSGAAVELALASYPGFHLLAPPGKGSPYGVFEASSVPQGDVEHVAVLHDGRRLTVPAPPADGTRPLEAAPEPDLPEPLSPGPVRRAPLGLVAGARSGDKGGDANVGVWARTDDAWRWLAHELTTDRLRELLPECRTLTVTRHALPRLRALNFVVEGLLGAGVADRHRFDPQAKALGEWLRSRCLDIPEALL
- a CDS encoding acyl-CoA carboxylase subunit beta, producing MTVITSALDIHGPDHRAHREAMLDKLAGLEAEHAKASAGGGEKYVARHRARGKLLARERIELLLDPDTPFLELSPLAAWGSDHAVGASLVTGIGVVEGVECLITANDPTVRGGATNPWSLKKALRANDIALTNRLPCISLVESGGADLPSQKEIFIPGGAVFRDLTRLSAAGIPTVAVVFGNSTAGGAYVPGMSDHVIMVKERAKVFLGGPPLVKMATGEESDDESLGGAEMHARVSGLADHFAVDERDALRQARRVVARLNHRKAYPDPGPAVPPEYDEEELLGIVPGDLRTPFDPREVIARIVDASDFDEFKPLYGTSLVTGWASLHGYPVGILANAQGVLFSAESQKAAQFIQLANQRDIPLLFLHNTTGYMVGKEYEQGGIIKHGAMMINAVSNSKVPHLSVLMGASYGAGHYGMCGRAYDPRFLFAWPSAKSAVMGPQQLAGVLSIVARQSAAAKGHPYDEDADAALRAMVEQQIESESLPMFLSGRLYDDGVIDPRDTRTVLGLCLSAVHTAPYEGARGGFGVFRM